The DNA segment CCGCACCCATGAGGGCGCCGAGCCCGAGACGGAGCGGCGCGCGCAGGACGAGCTGCAGGCCGAGCCGGTCGAGCAGCACCGTGAACGGCATGCGCACCACCGCACCGCTCGGCGTGTAGAAGGCGCTGATCGCGAAGAAGCTGCCGGCGATCGTCCACAGCGCGGCGTGATGCCAGGCCGCATCCGGCGTCGCCTCGCGGCCTCGCCCGGTCCATCGCAGGGCGGCGCCCGCGATGATCAGGACGAGCGAGGCGAGCGGTACGCCCGTGGGCGCGTTCTCGTCCATGAGGCCGCCCGGAAGACGGACCGGCATGGGCGGAATGGTCCACACCGTCTGCTCCTCGATCGCCGGGTTGCGCCGGCGGACGTCGAAGTGGACGGCGAAGATGGGCGCGAGGAGCACGAGCCCGAGCGCAACGGCGACCGCCGTACGTGCGCCGGCCGCCCGCGTGCGCGGCAGTGCGAGGCGGAAGGCGGCGAGCACACCCAACGGGAGCACGATCGCGGCCGTCGTGTAGCGGACGTCCGTGAGACCCTGCGCGGCGACGAGCACGGCGAGCACGACCCCGTCGCGGGCGCCACGAAACGGGCGGCTCGCGACCAGGATGATGAAGGGGAAGAGCTCGAGCAGCGCGAACGGCGGCGCCGTCGGCAGCCACCACTGCAGCGTCCAGCGCGTGGTGAGGAAGACGAGGCCGGCGATCGCGCCGGCGAGATGCGACGCGGTCCATCGGTACGCGACCACGTGCAGCGCGGCCGCCGTCAGGACCAGGCCGACGAGGAAGCTCAGGTTGAGCGCCAGGACGGGATTGCCGGTCGCGAGGAACGCGGGCGCGAAGATCGGCAGCGCGGCCAGGAACGTCGGGCCATAGAGCAGGGCGTGCGGGTCGGGATGATAGATGTTGGCGTCGAGCACGCGCGACGGATCGGTCGCGAGCGCGTGCGTCTCCCAGGCGAGCGTCCAGCCGGCGAGGAGCGTATCGACGCGGCAGGCGAGGCGCGTGTTCGGGAGCTCGGCTCCGACGCGCGCGACGAGCGGCCAGGTGAGCCAGAGGACCAGCAGCGCGTGGATGACGAGCGCCGCCGGCGCCGCCCGCCACGTCGGAGCTCCCGGCCCGGCCACGCGGTCAGCCCCGGCCCGTCGCGGGCGGCAGACGCCAGATCGTGATCGTCGGTCCCGGCGCGTCGAGTGTGCACGCACCGCGGAGCGGGACGAAATTGGCGTCGATCGGCTCGAAGAGGGTCTGCTCGGCCGCCGCAGGATCGATGCCGGCGAAGCGCGCGACGACGGTGCCGCGCGCCGCGAGCAGGTCCTGCACCTCGGGCGGCGTGCGTGCCCATCGGTCGAGGACCGGATGGTCGGACGTCACGACGAAGCCGCCCTCCCGTCCGAGCGCCTCGAGGCTCCGCGCGCTCGCGTCGTAGGGCGCCACGCGACCCGCCGGGGCCGGGGGGCCCGCGGTGCGCTGGCGTGCGACGAGGCCAGGGACGAGGCTGCGATCGAGGCGCCACGCGATCGCGCCGAGGGTGAGCGGCAGCACGGGGATCGCGTAGCCCGTCGGGCTGTTGGGAATCCAGACGGCGGTCGCGTCGGGCACGTTGTCCCGCAGCCAGGCGCCGGCGGCCACGCGCGTGTCGGTGATGGCGAGCAGACGGACGAGCGTCACCGAACGCGCCGCGGGCTCGAAGAGGACCGCTCCGACCAGGACGACGGCGGCGGCGGGACGCGCGCGCGCCGGAACGAGTGCGAGCGTCGCGCGAAGCCCGACCGCGGCGAGCGCGCACAGCGCCGGCACGACCGCAAGCGTGTAGCGCGCGAAGATGCGGTGCGGCTGCGAGAGCACGCCGAGCACGAGCGCCGTCGTGACCAGCAGCGGGGCCGCCGCGCGCAGGCGGGTCGCCACCAGCACGGCGACGCCGAGCACGGCCGCCGCGAGCGGCAGCCATCCGAGCACGGCCGGCAGCAGGGTGCGCAGCGGCAGGCCGGGCGGCGCGAGGAACGCGGCCCGCGACCAGAAGAGCTGATTCGCCAGCCGCGCCCGCGCGCGCTCGAGGTCGAGCAGCGTGTACGGGGTCGCGACGAAGAAGATGGCGAGCGCCGCTGTGCCCGCCGCGCCGAGCGCCAGGGCACGCGTGCGGAGCGTGACGCCGGGGGCGACGATCGCCGCCGTCGCCACCCCGGCGAGCGCCATGGCCGCGGGGTAGCGAAAGCCGGCCGCGAACCCCGCGGCGAGCCCCGCGACGACGAGCGTGCCCGGGCGGGGCGTGCGCACGTACGCGACGGCCGCCACCAGCGCCGCCGTGACGAGCGCGGCGGCGGGCACGTCCCCCGTGCCGTAGTGCGATTCGCGGACGTGCAGGATGTTGGTGGCGAGCACGAGCGCGGCGAGCGCGCCGGTCCAGCGATCACCCAGCTCGCGGCCGAGCGCCGCGACGGCCGCGATGGTCGCGATCCCGAACGCGCAGGCGAGGACGCGGGCGACCAGCAGGAACGGGAAGGGATCACGCAGGTACGCGAGCACGACGTCCAGCGGGTCGCTCCCGGCGCCCATCGCGGCGTAGCTCGTGCGCAGCAGGTAGAGAAAGCCGCTCGGGTAGACGAGGTCC comes from the Candidatus Eisenbacteria bacterium genome and includes:
- a CDS encoding glycosyltransferase family 39 protein; the encoded protein is MPRGLLLAALAIGALLRVYPLHVPFIHPDQESIPLQALGMVAARTWRPPDLVYPSGFLYLLRTSYAAMGAGSDPLDVVLAYLRDPFPFLLVARVLACAFGIATIAAVAALGRELGDRWTGALAALVLATNILHVRESHYGTGDVPAAALVTAALVAAVAYVRTPRPGTLVVAGLAAGFAAGFRYPAAMALAGVATAAIVAPGVTLRTRALALGAAGTAALAIFFVATPYTLLDLERARARLANQLFWSRAAFLAPPGLPLRTLLPAVLGWLPLAAAVLGVAVLVATRLRAAAPLLVTTALVLGVLSQPHRIFARYTLAVVPALCALAAVGLRATLALVPARARPAAAVVLVGAVLFEPAARSVTLVRLLAITDTRVAAGAWLRDNVPDATAVWIPNSPTGYAIPVLPLTLGAIAWRLDRSLVPGLVARQRTAGPPAPAGRVAPYDASARSLEALGREGGFVVTSDHPVLDRWARTPPEVQDLLAARGTVVARFAGIDPAAAEQTLFEPIDANFVPLRGACTLDAPGPTITIWRLPPATGRG